In a genomic window of Oncorhynchus kisutch isolate 150728-3 linkage group LG9, Okis_V2, whole genome shotgun sequence:
- the LOC116375221 gene encoding heat shock transcription factor, Y-linked: protein MATNTLAEQSQQLNSDSMSASPRVLGIDLTVHKRHNSTRVRDVEAETSAIGTDVDFSYLLEENARQMLKYRKRPRLDQEKTVKLSNSFFNQDFPTRLWKIVDSDLFKSATWDKNGIYMLLDEERFTKEVLQRTGFQPTLPCVTMAGFDQQLILYGFQKLSSATPTSKLSMYYHHSFRQHQENLLKKINVPVVAEVEAVEEDDVEIVMVIPGPPRQPDPPVTPISPPVTSKAETRDGQAEKDEKEKEQLSLAAKDLVAKISSAVNQNKTVLLVTPSSSHTPSTPTPAPASSPAPSFTLSYPTPAPSCSYSNPSTPAQALTPYYTYSTLAPTTAPASSSPNPPTASVAGASSPTSRPTTTHEGHSGSSRSITPIGHGWVRLNPNPFDRAPGPAGPAPGPPVATPDACPYHLAHSLVFTPSINHQLCIAKAQFEEANEAQAHQAHQSQAQARNAHLAQAQAHQAQAQQFQAQALNAHQAQAHQAQSQQVQAQALYAQMAQAQMAWMQAAMYNPWVLQAMQMQMAAYMSPPPHYLHRPAGGFSTTHHINPVFPSGSSSPARAGSESGRYSPDPSFSPPNPRTPLSLHSLIHPSKLNLE, encoded by the exons ATGGCCACGAATACTTTAGCGGAACAATCGCAACAGCTAAATAGTGACAGCATGAGTGCATCTCCAAGAGTGTTAGGCATAGACCTAACGGTTCACAAACGGCACAACAGTACGAGGGTACGAGATGTCGAAGCTGAGACTTCCGCGATTGGCACTGACGTAGATTTTAGCTACCTTCTGGAGGAAAACGCTCGACAGATGCTCAAATATCGGAAGAGGCCTCGCCTTGACCAGGAAAAAACTGTGAAACTGAGCAATTCCTTCTTCAATCAAGATTTCCCTACGAGGTTGTGGAAAATAGTGGATTCGGACTTGTTCAAGTCGGCCACATGGGACAAGAATGGCATTTACATGCTTCTCGATGAGGAACGGTTCACCAAGGAGGTGTTGCAGCGAACAGGATTCCAACCTACTCTCCCATGTGTCACCATGGCAGGATTCGACCAACAACTGATCCTCTACGGTTTTCAAAAGCTCTCCTCAGCTACCCCCACCTCAAAG TTGTCCATGTACTACCATCACAGCTTCAGACAGCACCAGGAGAACCTACTAAAGAAGATCAACGTACCGGTGGTTGCAGAGGTGGAAGCGGTGGAGGAGGACGATGTGGAGATAGTCATGGTCATCCCTGGTCCTCCCCGTCAGCCCGACCCTCCTGTTACTCCCATTAGCCCTCCTGTTACCAGTAAAGCTGAGACCCGGGACGGCCAGGCCGAGAAGGATGAGAAGGAGAAGGAGCAGCTCTCGCTAGCTGCCAAGGACCTGGTTGCCAAGATCAGCTCGGCTGTTAACCAGAATAAGACCGTTCTGCTGgtcacaccctcctcctcccacacCCCATCCACACCCACCCCGGCTCCAGCCTCCTCCCCAGCCCCGTCCTTTACCTTGTCTTACCCCACCCCAGCCCCCTCCTGCTCCTACTCCAACCCATCCACCCCTGCACAGGCCCTAACCCCCTATTACACCTACTCCACCCTGGCTCCCACCACAGCCCCAGCCTCCTCCTCCCCAAACCCACCAACGGCCTCTGTGGCTGGGGCATCTTCGCCGACCTCCAGGCCTACCACCACCCATGAGGGACACAGCGGTAGTAGTCGAAGCATCACTCCTATAGGCCATGGTTGGGTGAGGCTCAACCCCAACCCTTTCGACAGGGCACCAGGACCAGCTGGACCAGCCCCAGGTCCCCCTGTGGCCACCCCCGATGCCTGCCCCTACCACCTAGCCCACTCTTTGGTCTTCACACCCTCCATCAACCACCAGCTTTGTATAGCCAAGGCCCAGTTCGAAGAGGCAAATGAGGCCCAGGCACACCAAGCCCACCAGTCACAAGCCCAGGCCCGAAATGCCCACCTAGCACAAGCTCAGGCCCATCAGGCTCAAGCCCAGCAGTTCCAAGCTCAGGCCCTAAATGCCCACCAGGCCCAAGCCCATCAGGCCCAATCTCAACAGGTTCAAGCCCAGGCCCTGTATGCCCAGATGGCTCAGGCCCAGATGGCATGGATGCAAGCAGCGATGTATAACCCCTGGGTCCTCCAGGCCATGCAAATGCAGATGGCAGCCTATATGTCCCCCCCACCACACTACCTGCACCGGCCAGCAGGGGGGTTCTCAACCACTCACCACATAAACCCAGTCTTCCCCAGTGGGAGCAGTAGTCCTGCAAGAGCAGGGTCAGAGTCGGGCCGCTACTCCCCTGATCCGTCTTTCTCCCCGCCCAATCCCCgaacccctctatccctccattccttGATCCACCCTTCTAAGCTAAACCTTGAGTAG